The genomic DNA TCGCCAACCAACTCCACTCAATATTCATGCCATACCAATATAACTAGTATGGAATGTTTGTCAATACGTTCAAGTGATTTTCCAGCCAATGCACCGGCGGCAGTAAGGAAGCCCCTTATCAACATCCAAAACGTTCCAGCGCACAGCCTGGCCTTCGCCCACGGCGCCTTCGTGCCCTCGATGATGATTTTGACGCCCTCGCCGCTGGGCGAGATCTCCGTGTACGAGTTGAACGTGTCGACGATCTGCTGCGCGCTGTCGACCAGCGTGCCGTCGTCGTTCAGGCAATCGTCCAGGTCGATCCCGCAGTACGGATCGTCCGGCGTGAACACGAAGCCGATGCCAGCAAAGGCCGAACCTCCGCCGAGGGCATGGACCACCTCGGCGAAGGTCGACCAGTTGGACGGATCCGTCGCGTCGATTTCCTGTCCGGATCGGAAGTCGGTCGGCAGCTTAGTGATCTCGCCCTTGCGAACACCATAGCGCCACACGATCCATTGCCGACGTTCCCGCAAGGGCGCGGGCACGCCGTCGGGGTTGCAGGTGATGGCCGGGCGCAAGGGCTCGGCCGTTGACGAAGTTCCATCGCGTGGTCCGCGGTCCATGCGCGATCACCTCCCGTGTTACGAGGCCTTCGCGATCGCCTGAGGGTTGGCATGCCCAGGCGGTCGCTGAATGACTAAGGCGTCGTCTCCGAACTCGCGGGCGACGAAGCCGCTGAAAATTGTGTTGAGCTGCCGACCCACTGCCAACGTCGCGTCGATCACCACGGCATGAGCGCGTTCATCACATTCGAAGGCGCATTCCAAACGCACCCGCGTTTCGCCGTGCATGCTCGTCACGGCCAGCAACGCCAGATGTAGCGTGTCGCACACTTCAGCAAAGCACACGCCGCGGTCGAAGATGTAGCGACATCCCGAGAGCGCCATGGCGGCACCTCCTTGGTCGGCAACAAAAACGCGGGGGCCTATCTGTCATATACGCAAACACCGCGCGCCCTCCGATTAACGCAGGTACAAATGAAGGTTGTGCTCAGTGAAGCAGTCCTTGATCGCGGCCAGTTCCTGTTCCAGTTCATCGAGCGTGGCGCCCACAGCTTTCGCCAGCCGGGCTTTCGCCATCCGCCGCGGAACCAACTTCAGGATTCGCTGCTGCCGAGGTGTAAGCATTGACGTGACCGCATCGAGGTCGTGTTGCAGGTCGTTGACATCTGGCGCAGGTACGTTGGGGTCGGCAATAGTCTGGCTGGCTTCGAACTGGCCATCCTCGCCATCACCGTTGCCGCTGGTGACCGTCTGGTTCAGCGACATCTCTTCCCGAGCACGGTTGCGCTTAGCAGCCGTGTCGTAACGCGCCATTGAAATGATCTCGTTATCGACGGCCATCTCGGCAAAGGTCGGGAAACTGGAACGCTCGGGATCGAACTGAGATTCACGTTTGGTCAGCAGCAACCACAAACTCTGCCGAGTGTCCTTCACCTCCACCCCGGCGTACCGCATGTTTCGAGCATACGTTGCCGACTTACCTCGGATGAGCGCCTCGATCTTCGGGTCGCGTAGGTGGGCCGGGGCCATGGTGCCATCAGCACGTCGCCAGAGAGCATCCTCATTGGCCTGTGATCGCTTCTGAACCTGTTTGGACTGGGGGTGTTGCATCGCTGCAATCTCCGCCTGGGGGTGTGAAACCCGGCACACGTCGCGCCGGACACCCCCCGCGGAAATTGCAGTTTGGGCGCAGCAGAAAACGCCGACCTGTTCATACAGGACAGTTATGACAGGGTTTACGATCCGGCAAAAGTCAGATTGCAGTTGCAGTTCTAAGGTGCAACTGCAATTTGGCAGGCTAAAAAGGCTGGAATGGCGTCATCGAGACCAGGTCGGTTCAGAACTTGTGGCGCATGATTTCCTGCAGGTCGTTCGCCGTCCTCCACAACAGACGAAGCACGCCACCGTCCTTGTGCCTCAGGCAGCGGGATACGGTAGAGGGGTGAACCTCGGCCAATTTCGCGAGTTGCTCTTGCGTGGGACGCGGAAGCAATTTTGCCTCGCCCCGGGCCCCGGTTTCATCCGCATGATCCTTTGCGGTCTTGATGTGAGCTTTCACGGCCGCCACGACTTTGGCCATGTTTGCAGCGGCTACCGGCCGAATCGGCGTCTCTGTTGCGTTCGGTGACTTGGCGCGGCGTCGTTTGCGACCAGGCGCACCATCATGCGTTGTGGTGGAACGTGCAGATGCAGATGCTGAAGCCAGTGCAGGAGCACGGTCACGTTCGTAGCTGACATTGCCCATGAACAGGATGCCGCCAAGCGAGTACGGTGGAATCGTACCTCGTCGAAGTTCAGGGGCGAGTTCGGCACTCATCCGGTCAAGCGCACAGTTGATTTGGGAAGCATGACGCTTGTAGAGTTTGAATATCCGTTCCGCCGCCTCGTCACATGGTTCGTTCAAATTGCGGTACGCGCGGGATGCTTCAGGAAATCGCACGGCGAAATCGGTGACGTTGTCGATCTTCTCCAACTCGGTGCAAAGGCGAATGTACGACTCTGCCAGCCTTCGGTCAGTTGCCGGATCCAGCGTGTGCCGCCAGATGTCGGTGCGATACGGCGCATCCGACCAATGAGTGGGGACGCAGCAGGCGCGGAACTTCGTCATGGAGGCGGAGGATCAGGGCTTCAAGATCGGGCACCTGATCCACGACTGCGACACGAAGTACACCGAGCGCGTTTCGTCTGTGGCTGTCCGTGGGGTATCGCCGGCAGTTGGCACAATTCGCGTCACAATTTCGCCGGCGTCGGCACTCTCCCTGTGCGCAACCCATCAAACGGGATTTCTCTCGAAAAGTTTGCGCATTCTTTTAACAGCAAAACACCCCTGATTTCGCGAGTTCGCGCGAGGCGTAAGTACAGATGATTTCAGCCTTTGCCCCTGTTAAACACTTTTTTGAGGCGGTCGTTGTCGCGCGTTAAAAGCGCGAACTGGTTCGAGCCCTATAGAGGGGTCGAGCGCAACGAAATGCGTGTCTCGCGTCGGTGGGTTGCGCTTAGCGGCCTGTGACGAACATGACGAACCAGAGAGTTTTTTGACCCCTCAAAGTCGCGAAGGGCTGGCTTTGGTCATGGTGCAGGCCGATGCCTCCCCTACCGCCGTGCCACCCGGTTCCGGCGGTGTTCACTTATGCGCGCCCCCGCCACAGAGACGCAAGAGAGGCGATTATACCCGATGCCGAAGCTGTTCCATCCGCTGTTGAAGGTGATCGCCCACGCCACCCATCGCGAGCTGGCGGCGCAGGTGCAGGGGGCACCTGCCAAGGGGGCCGCTTGGGCCGTGGAGTGGGCGTCCGGCGTCGCCGACTGCAGAGCGCCAAACGGGCGCATTTCCATGGCGAGGGCAACGTGGATCGGCGTCGCGTTCGCGGGTGTTGGGGCATGTACCATTTTACAGCCCCGGCATCTGAGATGACATCGTCCAGCCTGCAGATCCAATCTCCATCGCACGACCTCTGCCGGCGATCATGCACCTGTTAAACTCGCAAGACATGATACAGAAGCGGTTTAGGATGCCCGGCGGCTTGGCCATCGGGTCCGTTCAACCGTTCGGTTGCTCGACATCCACCACGCAGGTTAACGGCCGACCAAACGGCAAGGTCGTTTTGAGACAGACCGATGAACCGCCCGGAATGGTCGTCATCTGGACTGCGGCCCCCCCAAGTTCACCACCGCCACCCTGAAATGCCGAAACCGCCTGAACCTTGTCCGGCGCCACCGGCATGTTCCACGTGACGCTCGGCCAATCATCTCGACTCAAATTGAATAACGTCAGGATCCTTCGACCCCCGACGGCCGCCACCGACGCCAACGGATAGACGCCGCCACTGACCTCCCATGCCGGTCGTTCTCGGCCAAGCCATCGCAGGGTTGCCGCCAGTTGTACCTGCCGGTATGGATGAAGAAACGGCGTACCAAATGCGGTGGCCATTTCAAGAGGCAGGATGGCGATGCGCCCGCCCCACTTATTCTCGAACAACGTCAGCATCGGCGCAACGTGCTGGCGATTCTGATCGACGATTTCGCTGACCACGCGGGCCGAGTCGGCCGGCTCAAGATGAACGTAGCGTCCCTGCCCCAACAGGTCCGGCAACGTCAACGTCAGATAACGGTCAACGGCCCCGCCGAACGCAACATCCGTCATCGCTTCAGCCGCGGTAACATGCCCGACATTGAGCGTGCGGAACGGGCCCGGCTCAGCGCCAACCAGTTCGCCGAAACCGCGTCGATGCAGCACGGCAAGCGCAGCAGCATCAATGAACATGCCACCGCGCAACACCGCTTCAAGGCTCGCATCGTCAAATGCATCGAGCATCTGTCCATCAGTCGCCACGACCGACGCGCAGTCATACGTCGTCGGAAAGCCCAGCATGTTGAGCGATGCTTCAAATGCGCCATCCACCGGAATCAAGGCTTCATAACGCGCCCCCGACGATAGTCGACGAACATCACTGGCACGCTCGTGGTGCAGCACCTGCACACCCTGGAACGTGCCGTCGAACGCTTGGCTGCGGCCGTCGCCATGCATGACATGCCGCAGTCGCTCGAGCATCGGCCGAGCTTCGCGGAGCATTGTGGCCCACATCGGATCCACCGACAACGACGAACCAAGGTGATCGAAGAGGTTCAGCGTCGCCCCTGCACACCCGCGGGCCACGGACAGCGCAACCTGTGTCATCGTAAACGATCGGCTCTTGGCGTAGCCCGTGAACGGCACGTTCTCCACCTCGGTCTGCTCGATCGTGCCCTTCGGCAGGACATGTCGTGTCCGGTGAATCTGAGCCGCACTGTCATACAGCCCCACAGCCGAGCCTTCCGTGTAGTTTCCCAACGTCGGTCGGCTATGGATCACACCCGGGCCACCGCTCATCCGCTTGGCCAAGCCGCGCCAGTCCCGTCCATCCAGACAGTGATTGGCGGGACCGGATGACATCAGCCCGATGCGCGTAGCAGGCGAGATGCCATGTACGGCGTCGGCGAGCACGCCCCCGAGCTCGTGCATCGTATCTCGCTGAAAATCAAACCATGCTCGCCGCCAGGGGTGCGCCTCACCGGGAGCAAGCAATGCATCGACCAATTGCTCGCGCGTCAGCGTCGAGACACCGACACGCCGCGCGAATGCGCCGAGGTGAAGCGGACAAAAGCAGCCGAACGCGGCCGGCTGATGGTTGAACGTGCGGATGTCGTCTTCGATCCAGATGACCGCTGGCTCCAGTGTTGCATACAGCTTCCAAAGCTCGACCGCATGATGCTGAAACCGTTCGCATCGCGGGCACGCCTGGGCGCGGCATACCACACCGTCGTGGCCGACCATCCAATGAAAGTCGGGAAACCGGGCACGCAGGTCTCGGCCGCGGTCGATGTGGCCTTGTGTGACCCAGGGATTCAGCGAAAAAGTCACGCCGACTTTATGCAAGGCATCCCGTGCTTGCTTAAGTTTCGAAACGTACTCGCACACCCACGCCACCGTCGGCATGCCTTGGCTGAACTCTTCAGCGTCGACCTTGAGAATCACCTCATCAACACAGGCGTCACGGCAGAATGTCAACAATTCCTCAAGCCGCGATTCGAAACACCACGGCGGCAGGGTCCGCCGAATCGCGTACAGCGGCGCATTGACAGCGGAGCGCGGATGCGTAGCGTGAGAGTCGGTCAAGTCAGTGCTCCGCTTGTCTTATTTCGTGTGAAAATACATTGGATGAAACGGGCGTAAAGAAAGCCCACTTTGCAATGAAAGCGGGCTTTCGTGAACTCACCGTCATTCAGTCACGCAGCAGGCCTCGAACGCCCATGCCATCTTTCCACGGATCGGTGTCGTCGATCGGCGACGCTTCGATCAGCGTCGCGAGGCGCTGGCGATACGCATACACGGCCTGCGGGTCTTCCGTCCAGTCCACCCGGCTGCGGACATGCTGGTTGACTTCATCCAGTGCGGAGCGGGCTTCACTAAGCCAAGCCGAATCGACTTCGCTCTGCTGTTTGTCGTACTGCCGCACCTGGTGTTCAAGGATCATGTAATAAGCCAGATCCTCAAAGCCATCACGATAGTTCTCAATGCGGATCGTGGGGATGAGCGTACCATCCGCCCCGAGCACGAAGTAAGCGCCGTCGCCGTTGGTATTCATGTGGGCTTCGGGATTCCAGTTGGAGTAGGGGTATTCGTGCAGGCCTTTCTCATCGTGCCAAATGCTGGTGTGGTAGTACAGCCACCCGTCGGGCTGATACTTCATGTGCATCAGGCCCGTCATCACGCGGTTGTCGATCGCCGGGTAGTCCACGAAGATGTTGGGATACGGCCGAGGCGGCCAGATGCAGGTGTACCACCAGACCTGGCGGCCTTCCTCGCGAGCCTTGTCGGCCAGGTCGGGGTTGTAACGCGAAATGATCGGACACCATGCGCCGAGCGACTTGATCGGCGAGTTGAAGCCGTAGGAATGATCCTGCGACGTGACCATGGTCAACACCTCGGGGAACGCTTCGCTTAGCCGTTTCGAGGAATCTTCAATGCCCTGCCAGCTATAAGGCGGCGTTTCGTCCCAGCCGTAGATGTAGGCGTGTTCGAGCAGACCGCGGCGTTTGGCTTCTTCGTAGTACGGGCGGATGTTCTCAATGTCCTGGTCACTGGCGCCGTGATAGTGGGTGATGTTGAAGCTGACCAGCGTGCCCTTCTCGCGCTGGTACTCGATGATGTCCCAGTCGACGGCGTCAACGCGGTCGGGGTTGGCCCAGTTGTAGATGCTGTCCATGTTGATGTAGTAGTCGTTGAGCACATCGGTATGCTCGAACTTTATCTCTTCCCATTTCTCGCGTGAGCCGATGGCCGCGTGATTGACCACATCTCGGCTGATGTAAGTGATCGCCGTGGGAATCGGCGCATGCCGGGGCACGTTGAAGCCGTAGACCTGCGTGGCGAGGTCGAAGGTCAGGTCTTCCTGCCCGTCGGCGGCGAGGGTGATCGTGCCGGTGTACGTGCCAGCCGACTGATCGCGTGGGGCTCGGATGCGGACCCACCATGTCTGCACATCGCCGAGCGCGACGTCGATGGGCCTGTCGCTGGCGACCAGCGCCTCGGGCCACCAGCCAACGTAGTCCACGAAATCATCGGTCGGAAAGGTGGTCTTGGCGAAGGCCACGATGTCCGTATCGATCTGGTCCTTGCTGATAACCGCGCCGTCCGGGCCGGTGAGGTCGCTGACGCGAACGGTGACGTTCTTCGCATCCGCGCGGAACGGCGCCACGGCCACCTGGAACGCCTCATGCTCGCCGCCGGCGAGGCTGACCGCCACCCCTTCGTCTATCGCCAGCCCGCTGCGGTGATGCTTCGGCATGATCTTGCGCATCGAATCAGCGAACCCGACCACAAAACCCGCGGACGTATCCTTGGCATAAGCGTCCACGTATTCGCGAATCTCCACGAATCGGTCCAAGGTCATGCCCACGCGGTTGAGTTGCTCCACCACGTCAACCTGCTCGTCCACCGTGATGTCATCACGCTCGGCCTCGGCGAGCAAGGCGTTCACCTGGTCGCGCATCATCTGCTCGGCTTCGGGGAGGTCCAACTCGCGCACGGTGATCTGCTCTTGCAGCGACGCCGCCTTGTCCCGAGCCAACGCCCGACGCGCTTCGCGCAGTTCCTCGGCGACCGTCGCCGCGCCGCCCGCGGGAGCGTCGTCGCTGGCAGTCAACAGGCGCACGTCGTCGAGGTAGAAGTTGACGTCCACATTCGACTGCGGCCGAAAGATCAGGGCATGAATATTGTCATGACGGATGAACGAAGGCAGCTTGAACTCCTGCACCACCGTCGTGTGGCTCATCGGCGGCAGCTTGATCATGAAGTGATAGCCGTTCTGAAGTTCGCCGACGATGGAGGTTTCCAACCGGATTTCACGATCCGTCGGGTTGGTCAACTCCATCGCAATGCGGTTATACGGCGCCCAGTGGTTGTCCCACACGGGAAGCCGGAAATGCGGCGGTCGGTCGGACGCAGCCGCGCGAAAGCCGGCGCTGTACTGGCCCGAGGTCGCGAACCGCTCGGCCTGATACACCGATTGAACGGACGCATCCTGAACCTCCCAATCCTCGATCTGCCAGGCTGTTTCAAAATCGTAAAGCAGTGTCTGTCCGATCTCCGCCTGCAACGTCGCGACCGGAGCCAGCAGCGTCAGTCCCAGGCTTGCCAGCGTAAACTTGCTTCGCATCGACGATCGATCCTTTCTGAATGCGTGAGGAGACACGAGGTTTAAGAGCCAAAAGTGACGACGCCGTGAGAATCGCGCCACACCTGATGATGACGCGCGACATCTTAACAGCCTCCGCCATCCTCCGAAACACTTTTTCATCCATTTAGCAGAAATTCCGCGCCGCCGAACGCCTTGACGGAACATCAGGAACGCGTCGTTCGGGCCGCGCGAGACACCGGCTGTGACATGCGCCGAAAACGAATTGAGGATCAACCCGACTCCCGCACGATCAACTTCGGCTCGACCCACTGATGCCTTTGCGCCTTGGTCACCTTGCGTTGCTCGATCAACGCCAGCAAGGTGTCGAAGCCCTTGCGGGCCAACTCATAGTCGCACAGGTCAACGGTGGTGATCGACGGGATGGTCACGTTTGTCATCGCGAGGTTGTCGTAGCCCGCGACGGCCACATCGTCCGGAATGCGCTTGCCCAATTCACGCAACGACCGAACCAGGTGCATCGCCATCAGATCGTTGATCGCCAGCAATGCATCCACCGGGGTGCGGGCCAGCATGTCGCGCAGACACGCGGTCAGGCTTTCATGCATGGCCGGGTTCTCCCAGTCCCACACAACGTCTTCGCAGTCCAACAGCAGGTCGTCACTCGGCTCGATCCCGTGCGCCCGCAAACTTTCCTCATAGCTGGTTCGACGGATTCGGCTATCCTGGTAGATCTGGTCGGGCAGACACAGCGCAATGTGGCGGCGACCACGCTGGACAAAGTGATCCACGAGGCCACGCATCGCTCGCCGGTGATCCACCGCAACCCAATATGTGTCTTTCGAGTCGGCCAGCGGTTGACCGAGATAGACAACGTTGGGAATTTGTTTGAAGACTTCGACGATGCGCTCGCCGACATCCGGGTAATGATGGGAGATGCAGATGACCCCGTCGACGCGATTGGCGACGAAGTCGGCGGCATAGCTTTCGATCTTCTCGATTTCACCGTGCGATTGCCCGATCATCACGCGATAGCCGTGCTCGTCGGCGGCGCGTTCGACTTCAGACAGTTGCCTGAACCGCGGCATGGGGGCGTAGCTGTCGATCACGACGCCAATGATCTTTGTCTGCTTGCCT from Phycisphaerales bacterium AB-hyl4 includes the following:
- a CDS encoding glycoside hydrolase domain-containing protein, producing MRSKFTLASLGLTLLAPVATLQAEIGQTLLYDFETAWQIEDWEVQDASVQSVYQAERFATSGQYSAGFRAAASDRPPHFRLPVWDNHWAPYNRIAMELTNPTDREIRLETSIVGELQNGYHFMIKLPPMSHTTVVQEFKLPSFIRHDNIHALIFRPQSNVDVNFYLDDVRLLTASDDAPAGGAATVAEELREARRALARDKAASLQEQITVRELDLPEAEQMMRDQVNALLAEAERDDITVDEQVDVVEQLNRVGMTLDRFVEIREYVDAYAKDTSAGFVVGFADSMRKIMPKHHRSGLAIDEGVAVSLAGGEHEAFQVAVAPFRADAKNVTVRVSDLTGPDGAVISKDQIDTDIVAFAKTTFPTDDFVDYVGWWPEALVASDRPIDVALGDVQTWWVRIRAPRDQSAGTYTGTITLAADGQEDLTFDLATQVYGFNVPRHAPIPTAITYISRDVVNHAAIGSREKWEEIKFEHTDVLNDYYINMDSIYNWANPDRVDAVDWDIIEYQREKGTLVSFNITHYHGASDQDIENIRPYYEEAKRRGLLEHAYIYGWDETPPYSWQGIEDSSKRLSEAFPEVLTMVTSQDHSYGFNSPIKSLGAWCPIISRYNPDLADKAREEGRQVWWYTCIWPPRPYPNIFVDYPAIDNRVMTGLMHMKYQPDGWLYYHTSIWHDEKGLHEYPYSNWNPEAHMNTNGDGAYFVLGADGTLIPTIRIENYRDGFEDLAYYMILEHQVRQYDKQQSEVDSAWLSEARSALDEVNQHVRSRVDWTEDPQAVYAYRQRLATLIEASPIDDTDPWKDGMGVRGLLRD
- a CDS encoding LacI family DNA-binding transcriptional regulator produces the protein MTKKLIKSPVSKPVRLVDIAVEAGVSRSAVANVLLNSAGKNVRVGEMTAKRIKSVASRMGYYPNAAAQRLAGKQTKIIGVVIDSYAPMPRFRQLSEVERAADEHGYRVMIGQSHGEIEKIESYAADFVANRVDGVICISHHYPDVGERIVEVFKQIPNVVYLGQPLADSKDTYWVAVDHRRAMRGLVDHFVQRGRRHIALCLPDQIYQDSRIRRTSYEESLRAHGIEPSDDLLLDCEDVVWDWENPAMHESLTACLRDMLARTPVDALLAINDLMAMHLVRSLRELGKRIPDDVAVAGYDNLAMTNVTIPSITTVDLCDYELARKGFDTLLALIEQRKVTKAQRHQWVEPKLIVRESG